Proteins from one Agelaius phoeniceus isolate bAgePho1 chromosome 10, bAgePho1.hap1, whole genome shotgun sequence genomic window:
- the TNK2 gene encoding activated CDC42 kinase 1 isoform X8, with protein sequence MRRFQALHRSFPFLTRFRLYRRLSCSMQAEEGTDWLLELLTELQLQQYFLRIRDELNVTRLSHFEYVKNEDLEKIGMGRPGQRRLWEAVKRRKAMCKRKSWMSKVFSGKRPESELPPQPQSTFRKPPTPPPPEAGGQHSLTCLVRERDLSIFEKLGDGSFGVVRRGEWCTPAGKTLNVAVKCLKTDVLSQPEALDDFIREVNAMHSLDHRNLIRLYGVVLSHPMKMVTELAPLGSLLDRLRKNQGHFLISTLCQYAIQVAKGMAYLESKRFIHRDLAARNILLASNELVKIGDFGLMRALPKNDDHYVMQEHRKVPFAWCAPESLKTRTFSHASDTWMFGVTLWEMFTYGQEPWIGLNGSQILHKIDKEGERLPRPEDCPQDIYNVMLQCWAHKPEDRPTFVALRDFLVEAQPTDMRALQDFEEPDKLHIQMNDIITVIEGRAENYWWRGQNKRTLKVGQFPRNTVTSVAGLSAHDISQPLKNSFIHTGHGDTNPQHCWGFPDKIDELYLGNPLDPPDILGVDQTAARPTQLPGRAKRQPPPRPPQPTVLLTKPCYDPVSEEEEGLPGGLRKLCLKKPGTGKGLRPVKPSARVPGTKVGERQPRRLASEGTASGEVTLIDFGEDVPQGSPSPVGELTALSLAELAMEAFSLLDKTPPQSPTRALPRPLHPTPVVDWDARPLPPPPAYDDVAQDEDDIEVCSITSPPSRRGKTNYGFVDEGERGPALEDNLFLPPKEAKQPSMTQTTELFEELQQECMKRLNVPLGPAAPADDKPQIPPRVPIPPRPLRRNEPGRWSGDLSPASGGEEDRPPQIPPRDPLSRPTSRTPSPMALQVGSPQQRAALCSCLSTSPGKPMPTTQSFALDPKYATPKVIQAQGKDCSKGPCILPIVKDGQKVSSTHYYLLPERPAYLDKYEKFFKEAKSPEEVAASRQVTTATVRPMVQQPLSDCKGNFSSNNSNPGPKCLVKASCSLQKIVYDGPDVSRPADKIRLVQDMVHGVTTEECQAALQSHGWNIQRAIQYLKVEQLFCLGLKSRGECQQVLEKFNWNLAQASSHLLGPYSATRQKW encoded by the exons aTGCGACGCTTCCAGGCTTTGCACCGatccttccccttcctcaccCGCTTCCGCCTCTACCGA aggctgagctGTAGCATGCAGGCGGAGGAGGGCACGGactggctgctggagctgctcacggagctgcagctgcagcagtacTTCCTGCGCATCCGAGACGAGCTCAACGTCACACGCCTCTCCCACTTTGAGTACGTCAAAAATGAGGATCTGGAGAAGATTGGCATGGGACGCCCCG GCCAGCGGCGGCTGTGGGAGGCAGTGAAACGGAGGAAAGCCATGTGCAAGCGGAAATCCTGGATGAGCAAG GTGTTCAGTGGGAAGCGCCCAGAGTCGGAGCTGCCgcctcagccccagagcacctTCCGCAAGCCTCCCACACCACCACCCCCTGAAGCTGGGGGCCAGCACTCCCTGACCTGCCTCGTGCGGGAGCGGGACCTCTCAATCTTTGAGAAGCTGGGTGACGGCTCCTTCGGGGTCGTGCGGCGCGGCGAGTGGTGCACGCCTGCTGGCAAGACG CTGAATGTGGCAGTGAAGTGCCTCAAGACAGATGTGCTGAGCCAGCCGGAGGCACTGGACGACTTCATCCGGGAGGTGAATGCCATGCACTCCCTGGACCACAGGAACCTCATCCGCCTGTATGGCGTGGTGCTCTCCCACCCCATGAAGATG GTGACAGAGCTGGCCCCACTGGGCTCCCTCCTGGACCGCCTGCGGAAGAACCAGGGCCATTTCCTCATCTCCACCCTGTGCCAGTATGCCATCCAGGTGGCCAAGGGCATGGCCTACCTGGAGTCCAAGCGCTTCATCCACCGCGACCTGGCTGCCCGCAACATCCTGCTGGCCTCCAACGAGCTCGTCAAGATCGGGGACTTCGGTCTGATGCGGGCACTGCCCAAAAATGACGATCACTATGTGATGCAGGAGCATCGCAAGGTCCCCTTTGCCTG GTGTGCTCCTGAGAGCCTGAAGACACGCACCTTCTCCCACGCCAGTGACACCTGGATGTTCGGAGTGACCCTCTGGGAGATGTTCACCTATGGTCAGGAGCCTTGGATTGGCCTCAATGGCAGCCAG ATCCTGCACAAGATAGACAAGGAGGGTGAGCGGCTTCCAAGGCCTGAGGACTGTCCCCAGGACATCTACAATGTCATGTTGCAGTGCTGGGCACACAAGCCTGAGGACCGACCCACCTTCGTGGCCTTGCGAGACTTCTTGGTGGAG gctcagcccacTGACATGAGAGCGCTGCAGGACTTTGAGGAACCGGACAAGCTGCACATCCAGATGAACGACATCATCACGGTCATTGAGGGCAG GGCCGAGAATTACTGGTGGCGGGGTCAGAATAAACGGACCCTAAAAGTGGGCCAATTTCCCCGAAACACGGTGACCTCGGTGGCAGGGCTGTCAGCCCACGACATCAGCCAGCCACTTAAAAACAGCTTCATCCACACAGGCCATGGAGACACCAACCCGCAGCACTGCTGGGGGTTTCCCGATAAAATTGATGA GCTGTACCTGGGAAATCCCTTGGACCCTCCTGATATTTTAGGTGTGGACCAAACTGCTGCCAGACCTACACAGCTTCCAGGGAGGGCTAAAA GGCAGCCTCCTCCACGCCCACCTCAGCCTACCGTCCTGCTCACCA AGCCTTGCTACGACCCAGTtagtgaggaggaggagggtctGCCAGGGGGTCTCCGGAAGCTCTGCCTGAAGAAGccaggcacagggaagggcCTGCGACCAGTCAAGCCATCAGCACGAGTTCCAGGCACCAAGGTGGGCGAGCGGCAACCCAGACGGCTGGCAAGTGAGGGGACAGCAAGCGGCGAGGTGACTCTCATTGACTTTGGGGAGGACGTTCCCCAGGGTAGCCCCTCTCCAGTGGGAGAGCTGACAGCCCTATCATTAGCTGAGCTGGCCATGGAGGCCTTCTCTTTGCTGGACAAGACCCCACCACAGAGCCCCACGCGGGCTCTACCTCGGCCTCTGCACCCCACGCCAGTGGTGGACTGGGATGCCCGGCCCTTGCCCCCACCGCCTGCCTATGATGACGTGGCACAGGATGAGGACGATATTGAAGTCTGCTCTATCACCAGCCCCCCGAGCCGGCGGGGAAAGACCAACTATGGCTTTGTGGATGAGGGTGAGAGGGGACCAGCACTGGAGGACAACCTCTTCCTGCCCCCCAAGGAGGCCAAGCAGCCCAGCATGACACAGACCACCGAGCTCTtcgaggagctgcagcaggagtgcATGAAGAGGCTCAACGTCCCTCTGGGACCAGCTGCACCAGCTGACGACAAGCCCCAGATCCCTCCCCGTGTCCCAATCCCACCCCGGCCCCTTCGCCGCAATGAGCCTGGGCGCTGGTCAGGAGACCTCTCCCCAGCTTCGGGGGGCGAGGAGGACCGGCCGCCCCAGATCCCCCCGCGGGACCCACTGTCCCGGCCCACTTCCCGGACACCCAGCCCTAtggctctgcaggtgggctccCCCCAGCAACgtgctgccctctgctcctgcctctccacCTCACCAGGGAAGCCCATGCCCACCACACAGAGCTTCGCCCTCGACCCTAAGTACGCCACGCCCAAGGTCATCCAGGCGCAGGGCAAGGACTGCTCCAAGGGACCCTGCATCCTGCCCATCGTGAAGGATGGGCAGAAGGTCAGCAGCACTCACTACTACCTGCTGCCCGAGCGCCCGGCCTACCTGGACAAGTATGAGAAGTTTTTCAAGGAGGCTAAAAGCCCTGAGGAGGTGGCAGCGTCCCGCCAGGTCACCACAGCCACCGTCCGTCCCATGGTGCAGCAGCCACTGTCAGACTGCAAGGGCAACTTTTCTTCCAACAACAGCAACCCTGGGCCCAAGTGCCTGGTGAAAgcctcctgcagcctccagaaGATCGTGTACGACGGGCCGGATGTTTCCCGTCCTGCTGACAAGATCCGGCTG GTGCAGGACATGGTGCATGGTGTGACCACCGAGGAATGCCAGGCAGCCCTTCAGAGCCATGGCTGGAACATCCAACGGGCTATCCAGTACCTGAAG GtggagcagctcttctgcctgGGGCTGAAGTCCCGTGGTGAGTGCCAGCAGGTGCTGGAGAAGTTCAACTGGAACCTGGCACAGGCCAGCTCCCACCTCCTCGGTCCCTACAGCGCCACCCGCCAGAA GTGGTGA
- the TNK2 gene encoding activated CDC42 kinase 1 isoform X2 — protein MGERCDYQRLSSAEEEEEVHGPLPHSFSDSTGQRALRLGSRRPTPPPRQDIAPGMPCRRRLSCSMQAEEGTDWLLELLTELQLQQYFLRIRDELNVTRLSHFEYVKNEDLEKIGMGRPGQRRLWEAVKRRKAMCKRKSWMSKVFSGKRPESELPPQPQSTFRKPPTPPPPEAGGQHSLTCLVRERDLSIFEKLGDGSFGVVRRGEWCTPAGKTLNVAVKCLKTDVLSQPEALDDFIREVNAMHSLDHRNLIRLYGVVLSHPMKMVTELAPLGSLLDRLRKNQGHFLISTLCQYAIQVAKGMAYLESKRFIHRDLAARNILLASNELVKIGDFGLMRALPKNDDHYVMQEHRKVPFAWCAPESLKTRTFSHASDTWMFGVTLWEMFTYGQEPWIGLNGSQILHKIDKEGERLPRPEDCPQDIYNVMLQCWAHKPEDRPTFVALRDFLVEAQPTDMRALQDFEEPDKLHIQMNDIITVIEGRAENYWWRGQNKRTLKVGQFPRNTVTSVAGLSAHDISQPLKNSFIHTGHGDTNPQHCWGFPDKIDELYLGNPLDPPDILGVDQTAARPTQLPGRAKRQPPPRPPQPTVLLTKPCYDPVSEEEEGLPGGLRKLCLKKPGTGKGLRPVKPSARVPGTKVGERQPRRLASEGTASGEVTLIDFGEDVPQGSPSPVGELTALSLAELAMEAFSLLDKTPPQSPTRALPRPLHPTPVVDWDARPLPPPPAYDDVAQDEDDIEVCSITSPPSRRGKTNYGFVDEGERGPALEDNLFLPPKEAKQPSMTQTTELFEELQQECMKRLNVPLGPAAPADDKPQIPPRVPIPPRPLRRNEPGRWSGDLSPASGGEEDRPPQIPPRDPLSRPTSRTPSPMALQVGSPQQRAALCSCLSTSPGKPMPTTQSFALDPKYATPKVIQAQGKDCSKGPCILPIVKDGQKVSSTHYYLLPERPAYLDKYEKFFKEAKSPEEVAASRQVTTATVRPMVQQPLSDCKGNFSSNNSNPGPKCLVKASCSLQKIVYDGPDVSRPADKIRLVVTAGTGRAVLDPEQASRHGASPTTSTHTACCRTLD, from the exons aggctgagctGTAGCATGCAGGCGGAGGAGGGCACGGactggctgctggagctgctcacggagctgcagctgcagcagtacTTCCTGCGCATCCGAGACGAGCTCAACGTCACACGCCTCTCCCACTTTGAGTACGTCAAAAATGAGGATCTGGAGAAGATTGGCATGGGACGCCCCG GCCAGCGGCGGCTGTGGGAGGCAGTGAAACGGAGGAAAGCCATGTGCAAGCGGAAATCCTGGATGAGCAAG GTGTTCAGTGGGAAGCGCCCAGAGTCGGAGCTGCCgcctcagccccagagcacctTCCGCAAGCCTCCCACACCACCACCCCCTGAAGCTGGGGGCCAGCACTCCCTGACCTGCCTCGTGCGGGAGCGGGACCTCTCAATCTTTGAGAAGCTGGGTGACGGCTCCTTCGGGGTCGTGCGGCGCGGCGAGTGGTGCACGCCTGCTGGCAAGACG CTGAATGTGGCAGTGAAGTGCCTCAAGACAGATGTGCTGAGCCAGCCGGAGGCACTGGACGACTTCATCCGGGAGGTGAATGCCATGCACTCCCTGGACCACAGGAACCTCATCCGCCTGTATGGCGTGGTGCTCTCCCACCCCATGAAGATG GTGACAGAGCTGGCCCCACTGGGCTCCCTCCTGGACCGCCTGCGGAAGAACCAGGGCCATTTCCTCATCTCCACCCTGTGCCAGTATGCCATCCAGGTGGCCAAGGGCATGGCCTACCTGGAGTCCAAGCGCTTCATCCACCGCGACCTGGCTGCCCGCAACATCCTGCTGGCCTCCAACGAGCTCGTCAAGATCGGGGACTTCGGTCTGATGCGGGCACTGCCCAAAAATGACGATCACTATGTGATGCAGGAGCATCGCAAGGTCCCCTTTGCCTG GTGTGCTCCTGAGAGCCTGAAGACACGCACCTTCTCCCACGCCAGTGACACCTGGATGTTCGGAGTGACCCTCTGGGAGATGTTCACCTATGGTCAGGAGCCTTGGATTGGCCTCAATGGCAGCCAG ATCCTGCACAAGATAGACAAGGAGGGTGAGCGGCTTCCAAGGCCTGAGGACTGTCCCCAGGACATCTACAATGTCATGTTGCAGTGCTGGGCACACAAGCCTGAGGACCGACCCACCTTCGTGGCCTTGCGAGACTTCTTGGTGGAG gctcagcccacTGACATGAGAGCGCTGCAGGACTTTGAGGAACCGGACAAGCTGCACATCCAGATGAACGACATCATCACGGTCATTGAGGGCAG GGCCGAGAATTACTGGTGGCGGGGTCAGAATAAACGGACCCTAAAAGTGGGCCAATTTCCCCGAAACACGGTGACCTCGGTGGCAGGGCTGTCAGCCCACGACATCAGCCAGCCACTTAAAAACAGCTTCATCCACACAGGCCATGGAGACACCAACCCGCAGCACTGCTGGGGGTTTCCCGATAAAATTGATGA GCTGTACCTGGGAAATCCCTTGGACCCTCCTGATATTTTAGGTGTGGACCAAACTGCTGCCAGACCTACACAGCTTCCAGGGAGGGCTAAAA GGCAGCCTCCTCCACGCCCACCTCAGCCTACCGTCCTGCTCACCA AGCCTTGCTACGACCCAGTtagtgaggaggaggagggtctGCCAGGGGGTCTCCGGAAGCTCTGCCTGAAGAAGccaggcacagggaagggcCTGCGACCAGTCAAGCCATCAGCACGAGTTCCAGGCACCAAGGTGGGCGAGCGGCAACCCAGACGGCTGGCAAGTGAGGGGACAGCAAGCGGCGAGGTGACTCTCATTGACTTTGGGGAGGACGTTCCCCAGGGTAGCCCCTCTCCAGTGGGAGAGCTGACAGCCCTATCATTAGCTGAGCTGGCCATGGAGGCCTTCTCTTTGCTGGACAAGACCCCACCACAGAGCCCCACGCGGGCTCTACCTCGGCCTCTGCACCCCACGCCAGTGGTGGACTGGGATGCCCGGCCCTTGCCCCCACCGCCTGCCTATGATGACGTGGCACAGGATGAGGACGATATTGAAGTCTGCTCTATCACCAGCCCCCCGAGCCGGCGGGGAAAGACCAACTATGGCTTTGTGGATGAGGGTGAGAGGGGACCAGCACTGGAGGACAACCTCTTCCTGCCCCCCAAGGAGGCCAAGCAGCCCAGCATGACACAGACCACCGAGCTCTtcgaggagctgcagcaggagtgcATGAAGAGGCTCAACGTCCCTCTGGGACCAGCTGCACCAGCTGACGACAAGCCCCAGATCCCTCCCCGTGTCCCAATCCCACCCCGGCCCCTTCGCCGCAATGAGCCTGGGCGCTGGTCAGGAGACCTCTCCCCAGCTTCGGGGGGCGAGGAGGACCGGCCGCCCCAGATCCCCCCGCGGGACCCACTGTCCCGGCCCACTTCCCGGACACCCAGCCCTAtggctctgcaggtgggctccCCCCAGCAACgtgctgccctctgctcctgcctctccacCTCACCAGGGAAGCCCATGCCCACCACACAGAGCTTCGCCCTCGACCCTAAGTACGCCACGCCCAAGGTCATCCAGGCGCAGGGCAAGGACTGCTCCAAGGGACCCTGCATCCTGCCCATCGTGAAGGATGGGCAGAAGGTCAGCAGCACTCACTACTACCTGCTGCCCGAGCGCCCGGCCTACCTGGACAAGTATGAGAAGTTTTTCAAGGAGGCTAAAAGCCCTGAGGAGGTGGCAGCGTCCCGCCAGGTCACCACAGCCACCGTCCGTCCCATGGTGCAGCAGCCACTGTCAGACTGCAAGGGCAACTTTTCTTCCAACAACAGCAACCCTGGGCCCAAGTGCCTGGTGAAAgcctcctgcagcctccagaaGATCGTGTACGACGGGCCGGATGTTTCCCGTCCTGCTGACAAGATCCGGCTG GTGGTGACAGCAGGAACAGGGCGAGCTGTGTTGGATCCAGAGCAGGCATCTCGCCATGGAGCCAGTCCCACCACCTCCACCCATACAGCCTGCTGCAGGACTCTGGACTGA
- the TNK2 gene encoding activated CDC42 kinase 1 isoform X5: MGERCDYQRLSSAEEEEEVHGPLPHSFSDSTGQRALRLGSRRPTPPPRQDIAPGMPCRRRLSCSMQAEEGTDWLLELLTELQLQQYFLRIRDELNVTRLSHFEYVKNEDLEKIGMGRPGQRRLWEAVKRRKAMCKRKSWMSKVFSGKRPESELPPQPQSTFRKPPTPPPPEAGGQHSLTCLVRERDLSIFEKLGDGSFGVVRRGEWCTPAGKTLNVAVKCLKTDVLSQPEALDDFIREVNAMHSLDHRNLIRLYGVVLSHPMKMVTELAPLGSLLDRLRKNQGHFLISTLCQYAIQVAKGMAYLESKRFIHRDLAARNILLASNELVKIGDFGLMRALPKNDDHYVMQEHRKVPFAWCAPESLKTRTFSHASDTWMFGVTLWEMFTYGQEPWIGLNGSQILHKIDKEGERLPRPEDCPQDIYNVMLQCWAHKPEDRPTFVALRDFLVEAQPTDMRALQDFEEPDKLHIQMNDIITVIEGRLYLGNPLDPPDILGVDQTAARPTQLPGRAKKPCYDPVSEEEEGLPGGLRKLCLKKPGTGKGLRPVKPSARVPGTKVGERQPRRLASEGTASGEVTLIDFGEDVPQGSPSPVGELTALSLAELAMEAFSLLDKTPPQSPTRALPRPLHPTPVVDWDARPLPPPPAYDDVAQDEDDIEVCSITSPPSRRGKTNYGFVDEGERGPALEDNLFLPPKEAKQPSMTQTTELFEELQQECMKRLNVPLGPAAPADDKPQIPPRVPIPPRPLRRNEPGRWSGDLSPASGGEEDRPPQIPPRDPLSRPTSRTPSPMALQVGSPQQRAALCSCLSTSPGKPMPTTQSFALDPKYATPKVIQAQGKDCSKGPCILPIVKDGQKVSSTHYYLLPERPAYLDKYEKFFKEAKSPEEVAASRQVTTATVRPMVQQPLSDCKGNFSSNNSNPGPKCLVKASCSLQKIVYDGPDVSRPADKIRLVQDMVHGVTTEECQAALQSHGWNIQRAIQYLKVEQLFCLGLKSRGECQQVLEKFNWNLAQASSHLLGPYSATRQKW, encoded by the exons aggctgagctGTAGCATGCAGGCGGAGGAGGGCACGGactggctgctggagctgctcacggagctgcagctgcagcagtacTTCCTGCGCATCCGAGACGAGCTCAACGTCACACGCCTCTCCCACTTTGAGTACGTCAAAAATGAGGATCTGGAGAAGATTGGCATGGGACGCCCCG GCCAGCGGCGGCTGTGGGAGGCAGTGAAACGGAGGAAAGCCATGTGCAAGCGGAAATCCTGGATGAGCAAG GTGTTCAGTGGGAAGCGCCCAGAGTCGGAGCTGCCgcctcagccccagagcacctTCCGCAAGCCTCCCACACCACCACCCCCTGAAGCTGGGGGCCAGCACTCCCTGACCTGCCTCGTGCGGGAGCGGGACCTCTCAATCTTTGAGAAGCTGGGTGACGGCTCCTTCGGGGTCGTGCGGCGCGGCGAGTGGTGCACGCCTGCTGGCAAGACG CTGAATGTGGCAGTGAAGTGCCTCAAGACAGATGTGCTGAGCCAGCCGGAGGCACTGGACGACTTCATCCGGGAGGTGAATGCCATGCACTCCCTGGACCACAGGAACCTCATCCGCCTGTATGGCGTGGTGCTCTCCCACCCCATGAAGATG GTGACAGAGCTGGCCCCACTGGGCTCCCTCCTGGACCGCCTGCGGAAGAACCAGGGCCATTTCCTCATCTCCACCCTGTGCCAGTATGCCATCCAGGTGGCCAAGGGCATGGCCTACCTGGAGTCCAAGCGCTTCATCCACCGCGACCTGGCTGCCCGCAACATCCTGCTGGCCTCCAACGAGCTCGTCAAGATCGGGGACTTCGGTCTGATGCGGGCACTGCCCAAAAATGACGATCACTATGTGATGCAGGAGCATCGCAAGGTCCCCTTTGCCTG GTGTGCTCCTGAGAGCCTGAAGACACGCACCTTCTCCCACGCCAGTGACACCTGGATGTTCGGAGTGACCCTCTGGGAGATGTTCACCTATGGTCAGGAGCCTTGGATTGGCCTCAATGGCAGCCAG ATCCTGCACAAGATAGACAAGGAGGGTGAGCGGCTTCCAAGGCCTGAGGACTGTCCCCAGGACATCTACAATGTCATGTTGCAGTGCTGGGCACACAAGCCTGAGGACCGACCCACCTTCGTGGCCTTGCGAGACTTCTTGGTGGAG gctcagcccacTGACATGAGAGCGCTGCAGGACTTTGAGGAACCGGACAAGCTGCACATCCAGATGAACGACATCATCACGGTCATTGAGGGCAG GCTGTACCTGGGAAATCCCTTGGACCCTCCTGATATTTTAGGTGTGGACCAAACTGCTGCCAGACCTACACAGCTTCCAGGGAGGGCTAAAA AGCCTTGCTACGACCCAGTtagtgaggaggaggagggtctGCCAGGGGGTCTCCGGAAGCTCTGCCTGAAGAAGccaggcacagggaagggcCTGCGACCAGTCAAGCCATCAGCACGAGTTCCAGGCACCAAGGTGGGCGAGCGGCAACCCAGACGGCTGGCAAGTGAGGGGACAGCAAGCGGCGAGGTGACTCTCATTGACTTTGGGGAGGACGTTCCCCAGGGTAGCCCCTCTCCAGTGGGAGAGCTGACAGCCCTATCATTAGCTGAGCTGGCCATGGAGGCCTTCTCTTTGCTGGACAAGACCCCACCACAGAGCCCCACGCGGGCTCTACCTCGGCCTCTGCACCCCACGCCAGTGGTGGACTGGGATGCCCGGCCCTTGCCCCCACCGCCTGCCTATGATGACGTGGCACAGGATGAGGACGATATTGAAGTCTGCTCTATCACCAGCCCCCCGAGCCGGCGGGGAAAGACCAACTATGGCTTTGTGGATGAGGGTGAGAGGGGACCAGCACTGGAGGACAACCTCTTCCTGCCCCCCAAGGAGGCCAAGCAGCCCAGCATGACACAGACCACCGAGCTCTtcgaggagctgcagcaggagtgcATGAAGAGGCTCAACGTCCCTCTGGGACCAGCTGCACCAGCTGACGACAAGCCCCAGATCCCTCCCCGTGTCCCAATCCCACCCCGGCCCCTTCGCCGCAATGAGCCTGGGCGCTGGTCAGGAGACCTCTCCCCAGCTTCGGGGGGCGAGGAGGACCGGCCGCCCCAGATCCCCCCGCGGGACCCACTGTCCCGGCCCACTTCCCGGACACCCAGCCCTAtggctctgcaggtgggctccCCCCAGCAACgtgctgccctctgctcctgcctctccacCTCACCAGGGAAGCCCATGCCCACCACACAGAGCTTCGCCCTCGACCCTAAGTACGCCACGCCCAAGGTCATCCAGGCGCAGGGCAAGGACTGCTCCAAGGGACCCTGCATCCTGCCCATCGTGAAGGATGGGCAGAAGGTCAGCAGCACTCACTACTACCTGCTGCCCGAGCGCCCGGCCTACCTGGACAAGTATGAGAAGTTTTTCAAGGAGGCTAAAAGCCCTGAGGAGGTGGCAGCGTCCCGCCAGGTCACCACAGCCACCGTCCGTCCCATGGTGCAGCAGCCACTGTCAGACTGCAAGGGCAACTTTTCTTCCAACAACAGCAACCCTGGGCCCAAGTGCCTGGTGAAAgcctcctgcagcctccagaaGATCGTGTACGACGGGCCGGATGTTTCCCGTCCTGCTGACAAGATCCGGCTG GTGCAGGACATGGTGCATGGTGTGACCACCGAGGAATGCCAGGCAGCCCTTCAGAGCCATGGCTGGAACATCCAACGGGCTATCCAGTACCTGAAG GtggagcagctcttctgcctgGGGCTGAAGTCCCGTGGTGAGTGCCAGCAGGTGCTGGAGAAGTTCAACTGGAACCTGGCACAGGCCAGCTCCCACCTCCTCGGTCCCTACAGCGCCACCCGCCAGAA GTGGTGA